The following coding sequences are from one Limnobacter sp. SAORIC-580 window:
- the gspI gene encoding type II secretion system minor pseudopilin GspI, with amino-acid sequence MKQQRGFTLIEALVAMTIIAVALIACLKAAGNLNIQQDEMIKRQYAQWSAKNAANYIRVSGVFPSAQTAQQSCPQGNFRFVCRVEISNTPNPNFRRVEIQVLDAFEGDQGNQLARLVIFLSSAP; translated from the coding sequence ATGAAGCAGCAGCGCGGTTTTACCCTGATTGAAGCGCTGGTGGCCATGACCATTATCGCGGTGGCCCTGATTGCCTGCCTGAAGGCAGCCGGCAACTTGAACATTCAGCAAGACGAGATGATCAAGCGGCAGTATGCGCAGTGGAGCGCAAAGAATGCCGCCAACTACATTCGGGTTTCCGGCGTGTTTCCGAGTGCGCAAACCGCGCAGCAATCCTGCCCACAGGGCAATTTCCGGTTTGTATGTCGGGTGGAAATTTCCAACACTCCCAACCCGAATTTCAGGCGGGTGGAAATTCAGGTGCTGGACGCCTTCGAGGGCGACCAAGGCAACCAGCTGGCTCGCTTGGTGATTTTCTTGAGCAGCGCGCCATGA
- the gspK gene encoding type II secretion system minor pseudopilin GspK — MRSTRIRPQQGAAVVMALFIVVLCTLAVSPLIWNLFATAKTISVAAARDQADAVSRSGVDWARVILREDARVSTTDTLTEPWAVPLAESRINEGLMRKEENATDSDDREVVLTGRIEDAQGRFNLRNLGADNPRQQVWLAGFTKLSDLLSVPADQRNLLVQTLSTMFMPKLVNPEEQGIDPNAPRIEPALRWEEFQGKYGITEETWNQLRPYVAILPKASAVNANTASAEVLYAVVEEMSFSDAQRLLAQRERVTFRNVADIRAALNANVTINNDLITVSSNYFLVEGTAQVEEALIRTRALLERRDQRVYVMWRQ; from the coding sequence ATGAGATCAACGCGAATTCGACCACAACAAGGCGCGGCCGTGGTGATGGCATTGTTCATCGTGGTGCTGTGCACATTGGCAGTGAGCCCTTTGATCTGGAACCTGTTTGCCACTGCAAAAACCATTTCAGTTGCAGCAGCACGCGACCAGGCCGATGCGGTTAGCCGCAGCGGTGTGGATTGGGCCAGGGTTATTTTGCGCGAAGACGCAAGAGTGTCCACCACCGACACATTGACCGAACCTTGGGCAGTGCCCTTGGCTGAAAGCCGCATCAACGAAGGCTTGATGCGCAAGGAAGAAAATGCCACCGACAGTGATGATCGGGAAGTAGTATTGACCGGGCGAATTGAAGATGCACAAGGGCGATTCAACCTTCGCAACCTGGGTGCTGACAACCCCCGCCAACAAGTGTGGCTGGCAGGCTTTACCAAACTAAGTGACCTGCTGAGCGTGCCCGCAGACCAGCGAAACTTGTTGGTTCAAACCTTGAGCACCATGTTCATGCCCAAACTGGTCAACCCTGAAGAACAAGGCATTGATCCGAATGCCCCGCGCATTGAGCCCGCTTTGCGGTGGGAAGAGTTTCAGGGCAAATACGGCATTACTGAAGAAACCTGGAACCAGCTGCGGCCCTATGTGGCCATTTTGCCCAAAGCCAGTGCGGTGAATGCCAACACTGCATCTGCCGAGGTGCTTTACGCAGTAGTAGAGGAAATGAGCTTCAGCGATGCTCAGCGATTGCTGGCCCAACGTGAAAGGGTCACTTTCCGGAATGTGGCGGATATTCGGGCTGCACTGAATGCAAATGTGACCATAAACAATGATTTAATAACCGTGAGCAGCAATTACTTTCTCGTAGAAGGCACTGCGCAGGTAGAGGAGGCGTTGATTCGGACCCGGGCTTTGCTTGAGCGACGAGACCAGCGCGTGTATGTGATGTGGAGACAATAA
- the gspG gene encoding type II secretion system major pseudopilin GspG, translated as MKKLNSLQGKKQNKGFTLIEIMVVVVILGILATLVVPKIMGRPDEARVVAAKQDIASVMQALNLYRLDNSRYPTTEQGLQALVTPPTTEPVPRNYKQGGYLSRLPVDPWGSNYQFLSPGINGEVDVMSFGADGKAGGEGVNADIGSWSL; from the coding sequence ATGAAAAAACTAAATTCGCTTCAAGGCAAAAAACAAAACAAGGGCTTTACCCTGATTGAAATCATGGTGGTTGTAGTCATTCTTGGTATTCTCGCTACGCTGGTGGTGCCAAAAATCATGGGACGTCCCGACGAGGCCCGCGTGGTTGCGGCCAAGCAAGACATAGCTTCGGTGATGCAAGCACTGAACCTGTACCGCCTGGACAACAGCCGCTACCCGACCACCGAACAAGGGCTGCAAGCCCTGGTGACCCCCCCGACCACGGAACCCGTGCCACGCAATTACAAACAAGGTGGTTATTTGTCGCGCCTGCCGGTTGACCCTTGGGGCAGCAACTATCAGTTTTTGAGCCCTGGCATTAATGGCGAAGTGGATGTAATGAGCTTTGGTGCAGATGGCAAAGCCGGTGGTGAGGGCGTGAATGCCGACATTGGTTCCTGGAGCCTCTAA
- a CDS encoding HesA/MoeB/ThiF family protein, producing MNDEELLRYSRHILLDEIGIEGQSRIASAKVLVVGAGGLGCPSALYLASAGVGTIYIADDDEVDLTNLQRQVLHTTARVGMAKVESAKTHLNELNPCSTVVPIAHRLEGEELEQLVAKVDVVLDCCDNFKTRHAVNRACVKFGKPLVSGAAIRLDGQLAVFELNNPQAPCYHCLFPEGDDVSEVRCATMGVFAPLTGVIGTLQASEALKILAGFGQPMYSTLQIYDSRSCEFTKMKIRKDPKCTVCNA from the coding sequence TTGAATGACGAGGAGTTACTTCGGTACTCCCGTCACATTCTTCTGGATGAAATCGGTATTGAGGGCCAATCGCGCATTGCCAGTGCCAAAGTGCTGGTAGTGGGTGCAGGTGGCCTGGGTTGCCCCAGTGCGCTGTACCTGGCCAGTGCGGGCGTGGGCACAATTTATATCGCAGACGACGATGAAGTCGACCTGACCAACCTTCAACGCCAGGTGTTACACACCACCGCGCGTGTGGGCATGGCCAAGGTGGAATCGGCCAAAACCCACTTGAATGAACTGAACCCGTGCAGCACGGTTGTGCCCATTGCGCACCGCCTTGAAGGTGAAGAACTGGAGCAGTTGGTTGCGAAAGTGGATGTGGTGCTGGACTGCTGCGACAACTTCAAAACCCGCCACGCCGTGAACCGTGCCTGTGTGAAGTTCGGCAAGCCACTGGTTTCTGGCGCGGCCATTCGGTTGGACGGCCAGTTGGCCGTGTTCGAACTGAATAATCCGCAAGCGCCCTGCTACCACTGCCTGTTCCCGGAAGGGGACGATGTATCAGAAGTGCGTTGCGCCACCATGGGCGTGTTTGCGCCGCTGACAGGCGTGATTGGCACGCTGCAAGCCAGCGAGGCGCTGAAAATTTTGGCTGGCTTTGGACAACCCATGTACAGCACCCTGCAAATTTACGATTCGCGCAGTTGCGAATTCACGAAAATGAAAATTCGCAAAGACCCCAAGTGCACTGTGTGCAATGCCTAG
- a CDS encoding HAD family hydrolase, producing the protein MRIRYIRRPHAGLSGKVYLLDLDNTLHHASTHILPEINRQMTRYLAEHLALDPQQASELRTQYWLRYGATLLGMMRHHQTNPHHFLASTHRFEGLKKLSSRHGSVPHRLGKLTGLRIMLTNAPRAYAVALCKEMGLYRHLHAVIAIEDMVVHQTWRPKPANILWPNLKTQLKGKRALLVDDTFGHLEQAARHGIQTSWITFPGLGFKPRQLTGKVKHRIRQFEAIRTAKF; encoded by the coding sequence TTGCGCATTCGTTATATTCGTCGTCCCCATGCGGGCTTGTCCGGCAAAGTGTATTTACTCGATCTTGACAACACCCTGCACCATGCATCCACCCACATTCTGCCCGAGATCAACCGGCAAATGACACGCTATCTGGCTGAACACCTGGCGTTGGACCCCCAGCAGGCCAGCGAGTTGCGTACCCAATACTGGCTTCGCTATGGTGCAACTTTATTGGGCATGATGCGCCATCATCAAACCAACCCGCACCACTTTTTGGCCAGTACCCATCGTTTCGAGGGCTTGAAAAAATTGAGTTCTCGCCATGGTAGCGTGCCCCACCGCCTGGGCAAACTGACTGGCCTGCGCATTATGCTGACCAATGCACCCCGCGCTTACGCTGTGGCACTGTGCAAGGAAATGGGTTTGTACCGGCACCTGCATGCCGTAATTGCGATTGAAGACATGGTGGTTCACCAAACCTGGCGGCCCAAACCAGCCAATATTTTGTGGCCAAATCTGAAAACCCAGTTAAAAGGCAAGCGGGCTTTGTTGGTAGACGACACCTTTGGGCACCTGGAGCAAGCCGCCAGGCACGGCATTCAAACCAGCTGGATCACCTTTCCTGGTTTGGGGTTCAAGCCCCGGCAACTCACCGGCAAGGTTAAACACCGCATTCGGCAGTTTGAAGCCATACGCACCGCAAAATTCTAG
- a CDS encoding D-Ala-D-Ala carboxypeptidase family metallohydrolase: protein MDLKLSFHPEFCQDTLCHSDTALRCGLDNTCPPELLENLSRLSALLGDIQRSLNIRSGALKINSGFRAHALNEKVGGVPNSQHCMGLAADLVCPEFGSPCDLALAIAQLPCEFDQLILEFGKWVHVSAAPLGKIPRRECLSIFNKDEGYLEGIVKR from the coding sequence ATGGACCTGAAGTTGAGTTTTCATCCCGAATTTTGTCAGGATACCTTGTGTCATTCTGACACCGCACTGCGGTGCGGTCTAGACAACACTTGCCCGCCAGAGCTGCTTGAAAACCTCAGCAGGCTTTCTGCTTTGCTGGGTGATATTCAAAGGTCCCTGAATATTCGCAGTGGTGCGTTAAAGATTAACAGTGGTTTCAGGGCACATGCCTTGAATGAGAAAGTGGGCGGTGTGCCCAACTCGCAGCACTGCATGGGGCTGGCGGCCGATTTGGTATGCCCCGAATTCGGCAGCCCCTGCGATTTGGCATTGGCCATTGCACAATTGCCATGTGAATTTGATCAACTGATTCTGGAGTTTGGCAAATGGGTGCATGTGTCTGCTGCACCACTGGGCAAAATACCCCGGCGAGAGTGCCTCAGCATTTTCAACAAAGACGAAGGTTATCTGGAAGGTATTGTGAAGCGATGA
- a CDS encoding PulJ/GspJ family protein: MNKNAKGFTLLEVLIALGIVSVISILSWQGLQEVLRSANRVTEVDEQIQTVAAVFSQFEKDLGALELTLDTPTPESDLIEVTGNGLLIQFTQRNTSEPAYRERVEWVLDGTNLLRIARRQPNPEQPSISDPIATRGLQVRLLREPGGWSSPVTFGNHVVQERTDLELQGPALQLNSGTPAQRPPESGEGETPGTPETTEGQAVRSLVRAVEISLTQPNNQVVTQVFLTGGVY; the protein is encoded by the coding sequence ATGAATAAAAATGCCAAGGGTTTTACGCTGCTGGAAGTTCTAATTGCATTGGGCATTGTGTCGGTGATTTCGATTTTGTCCTGGCAGGGTTTGCAGGAAGTATTGCGTTCGGCCAACCGCGTTACAGAGGTGGACGAGCAGATTCAAACCGTAGCCGCTGTTTTTTCACAGTTCGAAAAAGACCTTGGCGCGCTGGAGTTGACGCTGGACACGCCCACCCCGGAGAGCGATTTGATTGAAGTGACCGGCAATGGGCTACTGATTCAGTTTACCCAGCGCAACACCAGCGAACCTGCCTACCGGGAGCGTGTGGAATGGGTGCTGGACGGCACCAATTTGCTTCGGATTGCACGCCGCCAGCCAAACCCGGAGCAACCCTCGATCAGCGACCCGATTGCCACCCGGGGCCTGCAAGTGCGCCTGTTGCGTGAACCCGGCGGGTGGAGCAGCCCTGTGACATTCGGCAACCATGTTGTTCAAGAACGCACAGACCTTGAGTTGCAAGGACCTGCATTGCAGCTGAACAGCGGTACACCGGCACAGCGCCCGCCAGAAAGCGGCGAAGGTGAAACACCGGGCACACCGGAAACAACTGAAGGACAAGCGGTACGAAGCCTGGTGCGGGCGGTTGAAATCAGCTTGACCCAACCCAACAACCAGGTCGTGACGCAGGTGTTTTTAACGGGTGGGGTGTACTGA
- a CDS encoding S41 family peptidase, which translates to MMRQKLRQISLVSVGVVAGVLVSVGISAVAQRQQPEALPLSELRQFTEVFGAIKSFYVEPVGDDKLFNGAISGMVANLDPHSSYLDAEAFKELRVGTQGEFGGLGIEVGTEDGFVKVISPIEDTPAAKAGVKAGDLIVKIDDKPTKGMSLSDAVNLMRGKPKTEIRLTLLRKDVEKPIEVKIIRDVIRVQSVKSKMLDDGIGYVRITQFQEHTGEYLVKAINTLQAKTPMKGLVLDLRNDPGGLLNAAVGVSAAFLPQNTLVVSTDGRTEDSQRKLVAGPEDYLRGREKDYLKELSPIAKTVPMIVVVNGGSASASEIVAGALQDHGRAKVLGTQTFGKGSVQTILPLNNNTAIKLTTARYYTPNGRSIQAKGIEPDYVVTETPEGDIVERVREADLTRHLSNDKGEETPSSKNSDSNKNADMKPIVFGEKDDYQLQQALNYLKGKPVVQNRKAAQTAKSAK; encoded by the coding sequence ATTATGCGTCAAAAATTGCGACAAATCAGTTTGGTATCAGTCGGTGTAGTGGCCGGCGTGTTGGTCAGCGTGGGTATTAGCGCGGTGGCCCAACGGCAGCAGCCCGAGGCCTTGCCATTGAGTGAGCTGCGTCAGTTCACTGAGGTATTTGGCGCAATCAAGAGTTTTTACGTGGAACCCGTGGGCGATGACAAGTTGTTCAACGGTGCCATCAGCGGCATGGTGGCCAACCTAGACCCCCACTCCAGCTACCTGGATGCAGAAGCGTTCAAAGAACTGCGCGTGGGCACGCAAGGTGAATTTGGCGGCCTGGGCATTGAAGTAGGTACTGAGGACGGCTTTGTCAAGGTGATTTCGCCGATTGAAGACACCCCCGCCGCGAAAGCTGGCGTGAAGGCCGGCGACCTGATTGTGAAAATCGATGACAAGCCCACCAAAGGCATGAGTTTGTCCGATGCGGTTAATTTGATGCGTGGCAAACCAAAAACCGAGATTCGCCTGACCTTGCTGCGCAAGGACGTGGAAAAGCCAATCGAGGTCAAAATTATTCGCGATGTAATTCGGGTGCAAAGCGTGAAATCCAAGATGCTGGACGATGGCATTGGTTACGTGCGCATTACGCAGTTTCAAGAACACACCGGTGAGTACCTGGTAAAGGCCATCAACACCCTGCAGGCCAAAACACCGATGAAAGGCTTGGTGCTGGATTTGCGCAACGATCCGGGTGGCTTGCTGAATGCTGCAGTAGGCGTTAGCGCCGCCTTTTTGCCCCAAAACACCTTGGTGGTATCTACCGATGGACGTACCGAAGACTCCCAACGCAAGCTGGTGGCAGGCCCTGAAGATTACCTGCGTGGCCGCGAGAAAGACTACCTGAAAGAATTGAGCCCGATTGCGAAAACCGTGCCCATGATTGTGGTGGTAAACGGCGGCTCGGCCTCTGCGTCGGAAATTGTGGCAGGTGCACTGCAAGACCATGGCCGCGCCAAGGTGTTGGGCACACAAACCTTCGGCAAGGGTTCGGTACAAACCATATTGCCTTTGAACAACAACACGGCGATCAAGCTGACCACGGCACGTTACTACACGCCAAATGGCCGCAGCATTCAGGCCAAGGGCATTGAACCTGATTATGTGGTGACCGAAACTCCCGAAGGTGACATTGTTGAGCGTGTTCGCGAAGCGGACCTGACCCGACACCTGAGCAACGACAAGGGCGAAGAAACACCGAGCTCCAAGAATTCGGACAGCAACAAGAACGCAGACATGAAGCCGATTGTGTTCGGCGAAAAAGACGATTATCAATTGCAACAAGCCCTGAATTACCTGAAAGGCAAGCCCGTGGTGCAAAACCGCAAGGCTGCACAAACGGCCAAGTCAGCCAAGTAA
- a CDS encoding type II secretion system protein N, which translates to MKLALKKPVAQISLSPRLVQGLRMVLWLSTVGLAVWVLIKLFAPAPVVAPAMPAQASANYQIDQSPEARLMGVETAGGLTPPSVNLLGIFANSEGKGAAVMSIEGQPAQSKRVGDEVANGWTLEEVGPTFAVMRRSGQRHQVNLPILEADPNLLRRVPASS; encoded by the coding sequence ATGAAACTTGCATTGAAAAAACCCGTTGCCCAGATCAGCTTGTCACCAAGACTTGTTCAGGGATTGAGAATGGTGTTGTGGTTGAGCACAGTGGGGCTGGCTGTGTGGGTGTTGATCAAGTTGTTCGCGCCTGCGCCTGTGGTTGCACCTGCCATGCCTGCTCAGGCCTCGGCGAATTATCAAATCGACCAGTCGCCTGAAGCGCGGCTGATGGGCGTTGAAACCGCGGGCGGTCTTACGCCGCCCTCTGTGAATTTGTTGGGCATTTTTGCCAACAGCGAAGGAAAGGGGGCTGCCGTCATGTCCATTGAAGGGCAGCCCGCGCAATCAAAGCGCGTGGGTGATGAAGTGGCCAACGGTTGGACGCTGGAGGAAGTAGGTCCAACCTTCGCAGTCATGCGTCGCAGCGGGCAGCGTCATCAGGTCAACTTGCCTATTCTTGAAGCAGATCCCAATTTGCTGCGCCGCGTGCCTGCCAGCAGTTAA
- a CDS encoding DUF3108 domain-containing protein, producing MIKISAAALLSLSSVSSTWAAETTCRGMGKQVIDSDLRFSLTHSQIPGELAISTHKMRVAGTQYKLESTSQAKGFLALLYSGQLTQKSEGLVDAQLGLTPLYYAEQRGKKPVAESMLNAETQQVLFKRNGESAPYEKGLQDRISMIYQIAARLRCNADLKTGETLPMRVMSTGRVGNEVFVLKKTEDLTLDLGKGERRVSTLQFETKPEDAGDEVVRIWYAKDLNWQPAKIEIQDADGKALTQTLIGTGT from the coding sequence ATGATCAAAATCAGCGCTGCTGCCCTGCTCAGCCTGAGCAGCGTGAGTAGCACTTGGGCGGCAGAGACCACTTGCAGAGGCATGGGCAAACAGGTCATTGATTCAGACCTGCGGTTCTCACTGACGCACAGTCAAATTCCGGGTGAACTGGCCATTAGTACTCACAAAATGCGGGTGGCCGGTACGCAGTACAAACTTGAATCTACTTCACAGGCCAAAGGCTTTTTGGCTTTATTGTACTCGGGCCAGTTAACCCAGAAAAGTGAAGGGCTGGTGGATGCACAATTGGGCTTAACCCCCCTTTACTACGCCGAGCAACGTGGCAAAAAGCCAGTGGCTGAAAGCATGCTGAATGCGGAAACGCAGCAGGTGCTATTCAAGCGCAATGGCGAGTCTGCACCCTATGAAAAAGGGCTGCAGGACCGAATCAGCATGATTTATCAGATTGCTGCGCGTTTGCGCTGCAACGCTGACCTGAAAACGGGCGAAACATTGCCCATGCGGGTCATGAGCACCGGGCGCGTGGGCAATGAGGTTTTTGTTCTGAAGAAAACAGAAGATTTAACCCTGGACCTGGGCAAAGGCGAACGCCGGGTGAGCACCCTGCAATTTGAAACCAAACCTGAGGACGCAGGCGATGAAGTTGTGCGCATTTGGTATGCCAAAGATTTGAACTGGCAGCCTGCAAAAATAGAAATTCAGGATGCCGACGGCAAAGCCTTGACCCAAACCCTGATTGGCACGGGCACTTAA
- a CDS encoding prepilin-type N-terminal cleavage/methylation domain-containing protein: MPTLVPGASKRGFTLLELLVVIVVLSIAAGLIVVRGTPGDSNYLESDAKKLSQLLRIAQQESLLKSKDIRFVAGDEGYTFEEFTGSRWVPVTTEPLLRPRLWDNGPFKVTLINEGLENKFLTLESRTGLKRQAIVLQRNRVQVVLESQASGVFKVSKPSTTVLNRASQSL, from the coding sequence ATGCCGACATTGGTTCCTGGAGCCTCTAAGCGGGGGTTTACCCTGCTTGAATTGCTGGTGGTGATCGTCGTATTGTCGATCGCCGCCGGCCTTATTGTGGTGCGCGGCACACCCGGCGATTCCAATTACCTGGAATCAGACGCCAAAAAACTGTCGCAACTGCTGCGCATTGCCCAGCAGGAATCTCTGTTGAAATCCAAAGACATTCGCTTTGTAGCCGGTGATGAGGGCTACACCTTCGAAGAATTCACAGGCAGCCGCTGGGTACCAGTGACTACGGAACCCTTGCTGCGCCCCCGCCTTTGGGACAACGGCCCCTTCAAGGTGACCTTGATCAACGAGGGCCTTGAAAACAAGTTCCTGACCCTGGAAAGCAGGACTGGCCTGAAACGCCAGGCGATTGTGCTTCAACGCAACCGAGTGCAGGTGGTGCTGGAAAGCCAAGCCAGTGGTGTATTCAAGGTCAGCAAACCCAGCACCACAGTGCTGAACAGGGCCAGTCAAAGCCTATGA